A single Rhodothermales bacterium DNA region contains:
- a CDS encoding HIT domain-containing protein, translated as MSEKTLFQKIGDGEIPAQMVFEDDSCFAFRDINPQAPTHILVCPRKAIPGLDDITESDVELIGHM; from the coding sequence TTCAGAAGATCGGGGACGGGGAGATACCGGCTCAGATGGTGTTCGAAGACGATTCGTGCTTCGCTTTCCGCGATATCAATCCGCAGGCCCCGACTCACATCCTTGTGTGTCCGCGCAAGGCCATCCCGGGCCTCGACGACATCACGGAATCCGATGTCGAACTCATCGGCCACATGT